Genomic window (Trichomycterus rosablanca isolate fTriRos1 chromosome 16, fTriRos1.hap1, whole genome shotgun sequence):
ttaactctttgcccaggggcccagactatccttaatccgtccttgttcAGCCCACTCATCAGGGTTTTAGTACTGGAATCTGTAACGTTggtttgagacaatgtccattttaaagaacttttgcaaatttattttaactgattAATTATTATTCGCTGGACTGCCTACCTTCCATAGGATGGTCAAATACAATCTTGATCATGGCTTTAAACTAATTATAaaacttaaacttaaataaatccCTTAAAACACAACCCACATTATAAACCACTGCCATAAGAAGCACATTTTTATCCTTATTGTTGAACTAGTTAGCTAATGAAAAACGCTTGTATTAGTTACAAAAGAAATGGGTGGGATGTCACTGTGGGACTCAGTTTTCAGTAAGTTTAGTTAAAAAAGTTTATCATACATAATGAtaattgtattaaatatttttagaatatattttttttggGTTTGAGATATAGAAAGAAGGTAAATGTTTAGCAGTGTACCATTGCAATGGTATTGGCTTACAGGCACATTGTCTAACATGATAAGTTAAAAGTGCTGACATCTTCAGCTTACCTTATTCTTTGGATAAATAATTTCAACAAATGGAATTTGCTAGAAATGCTGTCATAAAAGAAATAGCTTTATGGGGTATGTGCCAATTACCaaatacattaacatttatggcatttaacaggtgcctttatccaaaacaaattggaattgagagttaagagccttggcagtgatggggcttaaaccagctacCTTCTGATAAGTAGTCCAAAAGTTTAACCACTAAGATACCACTGCCAATTAATAATTTTTGCCTTTGTGTGTCTTTGTGCCTTTGATTTGACGCAAATACCTTAGAATCACAATTCAAAAAGAGctatttataaagaaaaacatACACATCCAATACTATGTTCCTCCTACATATACTGCTTAATGTACCTGCAAGTGGTTTAGCAACATTTAGCAACATTCAGGAACAAAAGACCCAATCTTATTTGAAGTATCATTTAATATGCCAGACActcataaaatgttttaaaacaggtTTTTAATATACCCAGACACTAGTAAAAAGGTTCTAGAAAATGTTGTTTCACAAAAATTATACAGCACTGTTTTACACAACCTAAAATGAATTGTAAAAGCATTGTAACCAAGTTGCAAACCAAGTTATTTACTCATTTGTTACCttacttacattttaaataacaaataaaataacataacaaGTTAAATATCATgaacaaaagaaataaataagaaatacatggtcattgtaattaaaatgcaaaatatggCAAAATGCCAGTTGGTAAGCCAATTCTCAGGCACATTTGTTGCCTCCTTTTTTACTTAGCTGTAGTAGCTGTAGTAATACTATTCGTCAAGATTTGAATAGCCCTTTCTAAAGGCCAAATCTAATTTGATACAACCTTAAATTTGCCCACACAGACTAGTagtaaaaatagaaaagaaatacaattaaataaaccaaTCAGAAAAACAAGATGAAAAAAGTAGTTTTGAAGTACTTTTGTTAAAGAAGTAGCATTTAATTACTCAAGAAAGGGTGAGCTATTCATtgtaattaaaaagaataggagtaataaaaagaaaatattagataattaattatttaagcttatcTGTCCACTCTCAGTCTTTAGCAGGATCATCATCATTGTTGCTGCTTAACTTTGAGGTGGGCACACTGGCTGAGCCTGCCACCCAGTCCCAGTGTGTAAAGAAGGGAGCAAAGTTGGTACCCGGCTGCAGGTGGTGCAAGTCATGTCGTGGTGCTCCACCCCATAAACCAAAGGGCACAAGGCGATGCATGGCCCAGGGAAAATCATAGCCACAGTGGTCCTCAGCAGACACCCACACATTAAAGACCATGAAGGCCCAGGCTGTAAGGCAATGACAGTGCAGAAGCAAGGGATCCACAGTGGTCCACAGGCCTACACTAAAAAGCTCCCATGCTGAAAGATATTGAGTGACTAAGCTAAATGGCTGTCGATATTGGTGGTGCACAGCATGGAAGGTTGAATACAGCCATGCAATACGATGATGCAACATATGCCAGATAAAGTACTGAAAGTCAAAGAGCACCATACAGCCCACAATACCCAACATAAAGGAAGTGATTGAGGGTGCATGGCATGGCAGTGGCACTGGTGTGCGCCACAGCCATTGTGCCACAGCCGCCGGAAAGATGTAGAGCAAGTGGTTGTAGGCAGTAAGTGCCAATGTGGCACCCACATTTGACCAGGTGACTGTACGCTCTTGATGTAGCTGATAACGCCGAATCATAAGGCACTTTGCAGCCATTAGGTCCAGCATGGTGTAGAGAAAGACAAGGAGCAGGTAGGTGGAGACAGACAAGAGTACAGGGAAAAGTGGGGAACGGAGAGTGCTGGCATGGCTCTGACGCAGGTAATCCCACAAGGGCTGTAGCAGAGTTTGTTCAGGAAGTAGCCATGTTGCATTCTTGCCATCCCATGATCCCCACAAAGCCCTGCTGAGTCCCTTCACACCCATGCTGTGGTCACAGAAAGAAATATTGACAGATAAACCCACAGTATTGAGTGCAACTCTAGTTCCAACTGAGGTTAATGTTGTCCTTTGTAGAGGATGAGTGgcagtttaaatctcagtttaAGCATATAAAGGGTTTAGAGACTTTTGGAATGTCTAAAAATCTGCAGCCAGAGAAGCCAAACGAGTGCAGAACAGCTTTTATATGCATCTAAAAACACCTCCTACAGCTGCTCTCTCTCTTTTACTGTTGATCGCCCCCTCTTTCTCTATCACTTTCTCAGTCTGTCTGCCTCTCTTCTTTCATCAACGtcttgtgtgtgcttgtgtgagaGAACATGTGCAAAGGTTTTCATTAGCCAAATGAGAATGCTGTATACCTTTTTGTCTCTGCCACATGCTTGTGGAGTATGCGAGTACTAATACTGATTATTTGCCTTTTCAGATTAATTATGCAACATCGAAAGTTTTTATGGTAAATACATGACAAATAGTGATAATAAgtagtgaaaataaaataaattgtgaAATAAGTAGACAGTTAAAAAATGGGGTAATCACTCACAGAAATGTGAGGAAATGTGGCTAACTTGCAATAATAACAGCCTTCAGCCACAAAATTACAACCGCATTTTCTTCATTGATTTCCTTACAAAAGAGCATTTGAGCAATCAacagaccattaaagaacattgCATCAGATACACTATAAGGACTCTCTAGCTCTTCATTTCTACTTCACTATGTAACAGTCAAAGGTGATCAAACTTTAAACTGTTGAAGAAAACTCCTCTTAATATACAAAGctactaaataaaacattaaatcacccttactctttatttttatcttcattCTTCTATTAGTGCCTGTGCAACTAGTAAACTATAATAGTAGTATGTTTTTAGCCTCCTGAcaaaagatgaatgcagctgatTGCCAGCCAATGTATTTTAAAACGTGATTATTGAAATGTTACTTAAAACTTTTGTTATGTTTACTGTAGCGAATAAAATGTGATTGGCATACCTAAGTGTAGTGAACATGCAGTATGTTGTTAACATTGTGGATGGCACAGTATTCTAAATGACagatttacacatttattttgccTGCCCATCACAGCACattggcatttaaaaaaaaactatgaatTCTAGATTTTCTATGTGTGGCGAGACGTTGGAAAGCTAGGTCAACGCCACCCCAGGGAAcacactactactattactattactaccagTAGGCCACACAGGTTCATTATACAGAGAAAGGACAGAGACATGGCTCCAGTCAAACATAGCAAAAGTTTATTTCACAAGACTTAACATAAGTAACACAGCACAGCAAACAATAAGTTCAACCAAAATTACAATTGTCTTACTTACACTTACACTGGTCTTATCAATCAACAAAGTAGGACAACTCAAACCAAACAAGAAAACAATACAGAAAAATAACCTGTCACCTCAGTTGAGAACTTACCAGTAGGGAGGTAGACTTACCAATCCAATGAAGAGATGAGCAATTAATCAGCAGACATGTGAAAACCATCACGCTACACacctatacagtggtaccttgaaactgacTTTAATTGGTCCTGGGAGTGGCATCGAGTTtcaaaggcattgagtttcaaggtatcttttcccataaggatgtaggGTAAACCTGTTAATACATTCTATGGTCACGTggacaattgaaaaacagttgaaaatcaataaaaaaaaatgcacaataAAACCTGGCTTTCCTATGGAAATAACTAAGCTCTTAAGTTACATAAGCTCTTAAGTTTGAGAGTGGCCTTAAAAGGGCCTTACATTTCTCTCCCTTAAACCTGCACATACACTGGTTTCTGCATTAATGGTCAGCAATTTGACAgatttttaaaacatatattCTCAAATCTTGTttatgaattttaaaaaatgtttaaataaaaattttgttagaattacattttgtttttgtttgtttttgtatttttaggaaaattatgctgttcttcaacatAGTTCATGCTGTGTGGATTGAAACATTGTGCTCGACAACATCCCATATTTCATTTTCACCCTGCATGATGTTTGGGAGCTATTAAAGCTTCAGCATCCATTACCCCTCAGACATGGCATCAAACATAGAGTTTCTGCAGAGGTGAGTCTCTTTGGATTGCCATGAttcaatatttattttgttattattacaattgcctgttttcttttattttccaaGAAGTTTCTTTTCCATCAACCCAGAAAAAGGCACTAAAGTGGAGAAGACAAATAAATCCCATCTTCACGTGAATCCTAGAGTCCTTACCTTGATTCAGGAACTTTTAGATCATGGGCCATTATGTAAGGCCATTATGTAATAATAGACCattatgtaagtaagtaagtaaacctttatttatatagcacttttttaaGACaatgctacaaagtgcttcacaaTCAATAAGATCAATAAGATATGAtctaattaaaaagaaataaaacacataaaatacatataaaacaagaaaaacaaccCAAATACATCCATGGGTGAACTAAAAACAGACATAAATTATCCAAACAGTGCAGCTTCCTCTAATAAACCATAAGACAGGAAACATCATTTAAAGTCCATTCTCAAAGGCTAGGGTATAAAGATATGTCTTAagcctttttttaaaaatctcctTTGACCCAGCAAGTCTAATATCCAAGGGCAGGGTATTCCACAACTTAGGAGCAAATGTGGAAAACGCACAGTCCCCCTTCCGTTTCCGCTTTGTCCTAGGGACAACTAAAAGCCCCTGACTGGAGGACCTCAGAGCCCTGGCGCCGGCATACGGAATTAAGAGATCAGAAATATATTCTGGTCCATCACCATGCACCGCCTGGAATGTTAAAACCAAAATTTTAAACTGAACTCTAAAAGCAACAGGCAACCAATGCAACGATGCCAATATGGGAGTAATATGCTCCCGTCTTATAGTCCTAGTGAGTActcgggcagctgcattttggaccAATTGCAGCCGTGCCATTTCCCCTTGACTCAAACAAGTGAACAGAGCATTACAGTAATCAAGGCGTGACGATACAAAAGCATGAATAATCCGCTCTGTATCCTGGAAGGAGAGCATTTTTTTGACTTTAGCAATATTTCTCAATTGAAAATAACAAGCCTGTACCAGCTTGGTTATATGCCCTGAGAAATTCAGCTCAGAGTCAAAAATAACACCGAGATTTCTGGGATAAGGATTTGACTGTATAGCCAATGACCCAAGTCCCTTCCTTAAGTTGTTGGCAACATATTGGGGGCCCAGAACCAATACTTCAGTTTTTCCCTCATTCAATTTAAGGAAATTACAGCTCATCCAATCCTTTATTGCATGAATACATTCAGTTAGACTCTTTAATCTACTGAAGTCTttagtattatttttctctttacAGAAAGATAAAGTTGTGTATCATCAGCATAAAAGTggtatgaaatattaaaacgaCGTATCAAGTTTCCCAAAGGGagcatatataaagaaaataaaatgggGCCAAGGATAGATCCCTGTGGAACCCCACACAGAAGATCAGCACATGAAGACAACCTATCTCCACTAGATACCCTAAATGTTCTATTGGATAAGTATGAGACAAACCAATCTAATGCAGATCCTGATATTCCCACCCACTGATGCAGCCTCTTCATTAAGATAGTATGATCAACCATATCAAAGGCTGCACTAATATCCAACAGAACCAAAACAGACACCTCACCAGCATCAGCATTCATTAGAAgatcatttaaaattctcacaaGTGCTGTCTCTGTGCTATGTTTCTGCCTAAAACCTGATTGAAATTTCTCAAATATACAGTTTTTTTCTAGTACTACTAACAGCTGGTTTGCCACCACTTTCTCCAGAATTTTCGAAAAGAAAGGTAACTTTGAGATTGGTCTGTAATTCTCACAATTTGTTGAGTCAAGACCAGGTTTTTTGAGTATAGGCTCCACCGTCGCCAATTTTAAACAATCTGGCACACAGCCTGAACTAAGTGATAAATTCACTATTGATTGAAGATTACTgccaacaaaataaaaaactttCTTCACAAATGAAGCTGGGAGAATGTCATCAGGAGAGGTTGAGGGATGCAAACAGTGCACAACTTCCTCTAAGTCCTCTAAAGAAATGGGAGAAAACTGATTTAAAATTTCAACCCTTCCACTCGGAGGAACAACTTCATAATCTGTAGAGGGaggtattattatattacttttaaGATCTATGATTTTTTCaacaaaaaactttaaaaacaatTCAGGGTCAATCTCAGAAATGGTTGTGTTCCCCGCTACCCCATTTACTAGACTATCTATCCTAGAAAACAAAATCCTTGGGTTGTGTTTATTTGCAGTTATTAACTCCTTAAAATATTTGGTTCTAGCATTCCTCAGTTTATTGTTAAAGATAGACCATAAGTCCTTCAGAAATAAATAGTGAACTTGAAGCTGTGACTTTTTCCATTCCCGCTCTACCCTCCTGCATATCCTTTTTAAGTGCCTGATATCATCATTTATCCATGGGGTAGAGTTAACAAGAGGTTTTATCCTCAGACTAACTGGAGCAACCTTGTCTAAAATACTTAAACATACATTGTTAAAAGAGCTAGCCAGAGCATTAACATCAGTACAAATGAACACTTGTTCACTAAGTCCTGTAAACTCATTTAAAAACTGTGATATTGACTCATTGTTAAATATTCGTGAGTGCACATAGCGTTTAGAAGCAGacatattaataaataaggGCATATTAAAAGTGATACACTTATGGTCAGACACAAATAGATCTGTCACAGATACAGAGTGGAGACCCAAGCCTAAAGTAAACACCAAATCCAGTGTGTGACCCCTATTGTGAGTTGGGCCAACCACATGCTGAACAAAATTAAAAGATTCCATAGTGTTCAAAAATTCTACGGCAGTTCCATCAGAGGCATCATCAATATGcatattaaaatcaccaagcAACAATACTTTATCATATTCCAAAACTAGTGAAGACAGAAAATCCGATAATTCTGACATGAAACCGCTTTGAGACTTGGAGGGGGGGCGGTAAATCACAGCACAAAATACTGGAATCTTTCCTAGCACTTTAAAAGACAACATTTCAAAAGTTGTAAAAACTCCTACAGATACACTCAAACATGTAAATGAGTCTTTATAAATGACCGCCAGGCCGCCACCCCGTCCTGACGTCCTCGGGGAATTTAAACAAGAATAATTCGGGGGACACAGTTCATTTAGGTGCCAGTTCTCACTAGGTTTAAGCCAGGTCTctactaaaaacaaaaaatccaTGCCATGAGAGGATATAAAGTCACGCATAACAAATGCCTTATCAGATAGTGATCTGACGTTAAACAGTGCCAGCTTAGAATTTGAGACATTACTCGTATCCAAGAGTGATAGGCAGGGAATTGCACGTAGATTTTTAAAATCCACTCCACCGCCCCTCATTACAGGTTTCCTGGAATGCACACAAGGATGTTGTCCTGGAAACACCGGCTGCAACCAAACGTAGCGCTCTGTCTGAATAAGGACTAAAAAAGATCAGTAAGATTAGTAAGATGGCTTTATGTTGTCCCCCAACCACAAATTGAAGGTTTGTTTCAGCTCATTATTTACTGGGTTTTTCAAAATTAACAAGCAAGTAAAAGTTTAGAACAAAATAGTTTTTTACACAATTGTCCTGGAGTTTCATTGCTGAGGTATTTCTTCATTTGCATAACTGTACCTCAATTTAAAGAACTTGTTtgaaaataattgtattatttatgttacaaccccaaataagaaaaGGTTGTGACAGTATGGGTatgcaaacaaaaacacagtgaTTCTTAAactgacttttatttttttgtatgaacccaatatatttcatgctttgtttgttaattttatttgttaatatacatcaattcctgcattttagacctTCAACACAAATTGGGATGGAGGACAATTTAGGGCAAGACTTTGAGAAGCAAAGATTAAAGAAGtagtcaacaaatgtgtaaaagtaaaaataagtgaaatgttcaaaaacagtgtTCCTCAAAGATCAAAAGGgatttgcattttctccttctacagtgcacCAGACGCACTGCATCTTGATTCATCAAACCACcattcatcaatagctaatGTAACTGCATGCCCAAGGTATTTACTTTGGTAATCCTTTGTCTTGCACTACAGTaaagagttacattcacaaatgccgtTACTTGGCTCTCAgacatctgggatggaccatttTAGTGTAAACGTCTACTGTGGTCAGACAAATTATTATtccatataaagaataaaatattcTTTATATAATCTACCAAAGAAAAACCATAACAGTTGCATTCTGCATTATTTGATTACATGTTTATCCCCATTACACCTAATGCTCTTTCTTGCTATACACTTTAAAAAGAATCCACCCAATGAAATCCTTAGTAAATTCTCAGAGTTGCCCAGGTATGCTACTATCTGCATCCAATTCACATCATAGACCTTCTATATGGTGTAAAAGGATGGTTAATACGGATGTATGGATATGTGATGGTGCTAGTTAACATGCACTTCTGTGAAGGCAACATCCTTCACAGGAACAAATCATTTGGGCAATCATGAATGCAATCCCCAATGTTCTTGCAATCCCATCTTGCATCATGTCAGTTAGCCTGAGGTGCAAGCCCTGAGAGAACCTGCAAAGTACATTTGatattttaactgtttatttttaattactaaACAAGCATGATCACCAATAAGCAAAATAAAATTAGCAAGTGTATATTGAAATAAATCCCAAAGCTCAACATTATAAAATTGCACTATACCTCCACTAAAGCTAATCCATAACCACTGAGAAACTTTTAGTGCCACAGCAGTGTAAATTTCCTTCAGGACATAATAAAGTgatctttttctttcttcatttgtctatctatccctccatccatccatctactcacccACCTACCCACTCTATTATTATACTCACTATTATGaaaccaaataaaaacactgaattacACATTACTATGTAGAGTTCACTTACAAATTTTAGTGTTACCTTTAAACATATGTCATCCATGACAACAAGCTGAACTTGGATTTCTCAAAAATAGAACCCATTCTTTTGCCTCTGTAAATTTTATTCACTCCATTGTTTCATCTTCATATAATGACTACACCCTGGACATTTGACTGCCCTTGCTAGCAGCTTTCTTTTTTAAGGCCATTTGATGAGCTTAGCATTTCTTTGTGCGGGAACTTGAATTAGAAAAAGTAATAATTCTCTAGCCAAATTCATTGTCTTTGTAAACAGACCAATAGGGGAAAAACGCCGCGTCCGAACTAGTGATGGGCTTTCTGACTCTCTTCACGAACTGGGATAACAGCAAAGATATCCAAGATCCACCAGAGCTTCATATCCAGTTTGAGCAACAGCAGGTCACTGTTCTAAAGATCATGTGTTCCTGCGACCATGAAAACGAGACACCATCATTAACCCCCAAGGCAGTAGTGCGCCAAGTGTCAATAGAGTGCACTCAGAAGATGGCGAGCAAGCGAATGAAAAGGCCTGGTGAAACGCCAGTTATATACAGTGACAATGTTTATGGTAAGTAAACAAAACTGTTGTTATTAAATATGGAACTCATCGCAGAtgttcctttctttctttttttccactTTTGAATCAGCTGGCTAACATATTAGCTAACAATTCACTAACAAATGTTAGCTTGAAATTATACTGTCTGGCTAGCTCAACCCATGGTTTTCATTTAAAAGTTTTTCACTCTTGTCAGTGTATTAGTTTATGTATTAAACAACGGCGCAAGATTTAACAAACGACAACGCCAGAGtataaaagaaaagattaaaaatgaaaagattAGAAATCTTTATTTCCATTTCAGGAAGTTGTCAACCCTGTTTGTGTACCAGTATTGTAAAGTGTTACTATGTTGTTAACTATGGTCAATGGCAGCAAGTAATGTTACatatttcaatttttttttcctgccTTGTCTTAATCCTCACCACAGAGATCCCCACCTCCAAACGTTACCGGAGAGAAGATTTAAAATCAGGTTGGTTAATTAAGGCCTAAAGTCAGGCTCTTAGGTTAATCATAACGTGGTTACCCTCACTAAGGTCAGTTAACACAGTTAAAACAAACATGCATGCAAATAATGTACAGAATCACATAAGTATTGAATTACTTAACaattatattattgtaattCATAGTGTAATTCATGTGGTCCTTCCACATCTTCAGGGATGAATACTACGATGGCAACTTATGAAGGTGCTGGCAGCTTCTGTATTTTTAacctaaaatgtaattttgagTTAAAGCTCTAAAAGTGTAGATATTGTTTTCAAATAAACTATAGAGAACGAACGTTTGTATAGGAGTGCTATAATTGGTCACATAACCAGAGCCATTGAATTCAAGCGTGCACCTGAGAAAAATGATGATGCATCAAAGCTCTGTATAAGTGTAAGGTTTCCTGCGGCGTTGACCTACCTTGGTTCCCGGCGTAAACAGGAATTACAgatccttcttcttcttcttattcaATGGCGATTGGCATACCAACTGGACTGTGTAATACGagatataaatttttttttttttttttaactagattctattatatatttatatttcttttaaaaacttgataattaaattatttatattacttgGTGTTTTCCCTAATAATCCAGCTAGTGTTAAACTGTGTTGTTGAGCCATTTCCAAAGATTGCAAAAGGTTATTTCTTTCTTGTTCATATTTTTTACAATGTAGCAGTACATGTTCTACAGTTTCTTCCTGTGTACAGTGTATGCAATTTCCTGTACTATGTTTATTGATTATCTTTAGTGTGTGATTTAGACCTGAGTGCCCTATTCTTAGACGTGTTATTATGATTTCCTCCCTCCGTCTCCTGCCTGTCCTTCTACCCGagtctatctttttttgtattctGTATAAATGTCTTCCTGTTTCACTTCTATCCCAATATTCCTGCCAGGCTGTTTTGCCATACTTTTTAATGTAGACCTTTGCCTCTGTTTTGTTCAGTGGAATATGTAGatctatgtgtttgtgttttaaagtTTGTTTTGCTATTTTATCCACCTGTTCATTCCCCTCTACTCCAACATGAGCAGGAACCAAAAGAAAACTTACTGACCTACCTTTGATATCTATTTTATGTAAAATGGTAtaaatttgatttaaaatatCTGTTCTTAGAGATCTGCCTGACTGAATGCTACTAAGTGCTGAGTAGCTATCTGAAATGATGACATTGTTACTTAACTCTTTTTCCTGTAACCACTGTAGTGCCAGTAATATTGCCATTAATTCTGCGGAGTATACTGATAAGTGATTTGATAACCTTTTCTTAATATTAGCATTGCTTGCTGGGACAAATACCGCTGAACctactttttctttctctggATCTTTTGAGCCATCTGTAAATATATGAACAGAATTCGAAAAATGTTTATCTATATATTTCTGTACTATGTCTTTTTAACCCATTCATTTGATTTATTCTCTAATATATTTTGAATACTTAAATCCACATCTGGCATAGGAAATAaccatgggggggggggggttgaagATAATGGAACTGTTTGGCAGTACTGGAGTTCATGTAACCCTACACTTTCAGCTTTAGCGTTACCTATCCACCCAAAACTTTTAATGTTTGAACCACTATGTTCCCAGCAGTCTAGTAGTATCTTTTTGGTAGGATGCGCATTATCTTGTCCCTGAAGATTGACCCAATATGTTAACATTAGTTGTACCCTTCTGATCCTTAAAGGCATTTCTCCCATTTCTACCTGTATTGCTGATACTGGAGAAGATTTAAAGGCCCCACTGCATATTCTTAATGCTTGAGCTTGCAGCACATCTAAGATTTTTAAATTTGATTCTGCTGCAGACATATATGCTATGCTACCATAATCAAATACTGATCTCATTAGTGCCCAATAAATGTTTAGTAGTGACATCCTGCTTGCTCCCCATTCTTGACCAGATAGACAACGAAGAACATTAACAatctttttgcatttgtttttaacTTTTTCTAGGTGAACCTTCCATATTAATTTTTCATCAAACCAGATCCCAAGAAACTTTACTGCCTTGACTTGTTCAAGAGGTTGTTCATACAATTTTAAAAGGATAGGTGTATTTTTCTGCTTTCTAGAAAAACAAATCACTTGTGTTTTTGCTACAGATAATTTAAATCCCCATTTGTTTGCCCATTTCTCTACTGCATTTATTGCATcctgcatttttgttttaacATATGTTATATTGCGACCTCTAATCCATATTGCTCCATCGTCTGCATATAAAGATTTTCCTATACCATTTCCAAGTTGTAAAAAAATATCATTGatcataatattaaataataatggaCTACATACACTTCCTTGTGGTGTTCCGTTCTCCACTGAGTGTACTCTTGAATATTTTGTACCTACTCTTACTTGAATTtttctattaaataaaaagtttttaaccCAGTTGTAAGTCCTGCCACCAATGCCCATCAATTCTAATTTAATTAGTAACCCTTCTTTCCAGAGCATGTCATATGCCTTCTCTATATCGAAAAATACAGCTATCAGTGCTTCCCTGTTATTCTGTGCTTTCCTAATATCTGATTCTAAGCATAATATAGAGTCCATAGTACTTCGTCCCCTTCGAAATCCACTTTGGTGTGGTGATAAGAGATTTTTACTTTCTAAAGTATAGGTTAACCTTTCTGTTACCATTCGTTCCATGATTTTTCCTAGCTGTGATGTTAATGCTATAGGTCTATAACTAGCAGGGTCAGATGGATCCTTTCCTGGTTTCAGTATGGGTACTATTATTGCATGTTTCCATTCTGTAGGTAATTGACCAGCATCCCAGATCTTGTTGAATAGTTTTAGTACTACGCTTAACGTACTATCAGTCATGTTTGCTAACATTTTGTAGCATACTCCATCTTTTCCGGGGGTAGTTTGTTTAGCCGATTTTATTGCTCTTTTAAGCTCAAACATGTTGAAAGGCAAATCTTGTAGTTCATCTGACTTATCCTTTTTCCTTAATACTGTTGGGTGTTTTCTTAACATTATACTTCTGTTTAACCTAGCCTCTTCTGTAAGATTCTCTGTTTTATGTATTCTCTTAAATGTTCTTGCTAAAAGTTCAGCCTTTTC
Coding sequences:
- the ch25hl2 gene encoding cholesterol 25-hydroxylase-like protein 2 — translated: MGVKGLSRALWGSWDGKNATWLLPEQTLLQPLWDYLRQSHASTLRSPLFPVLLSVSTYLLLVFLYTMLDLMAAKCLMIRRYQLHQERTVTWSNVGATLALTAYNHLLYIFPAAVAQWLWRTPVPLPCHAPSITSFMLGIVGCMVLFDFQYFIWHMLHHRIAWLYSTFHAVHHQYRQPFSLVTQYLSAWELFSVGLWTTVDPLLLHCHCLTAWAFMVFNVWVSAEDHCGYDFPWAMHRLVPFGLWGGAPRHDLHHLQPGTNFAPFFTHWDWVAGSASVPTSKLSSNNDDDPAKD